A genomic stretch from Deltaproteobacteria bacterium includes:
- a CDS encoding FAD-dependent oxidoreductase — MQFIRLFEPITINGMTISNRIVMPAMALFYTNDYTFTSRYKAFYRERANGGVGLMIMGPLAIDRVGSNPFMPALFDDNYIDPIRDFVGELHQNTGARIGIQLIHQGRNASSKYTGIIPIAPSALASPLTGEIPREMTGEDIEEVQGAFAKAALRAIWAGFDYIEIIAGGSYLIGEFLSPVTNQRADKYGGSLENRMRFGLEVIQRVRQAIGQDSAMGIRVSGHDFVKGGHTNLESALFCAQAEKAGADAINVTGGWHETTVPQITSDVPPGAYVYLARGIKEKVKIPVFASNRLGDPRQAEKVLRSGAADMICWGRPLIADPDLPNKVKTGRLDEIMPCIGCNQGCLDSIFSGRSVCCTLNPRVGREGETEIKEATVKKRILVAGGGPAGLQFALTARQRGHDVTLYEKEEKPGGQVNLIGRVPGKEEFPQAVKSLGHRVKKAGVKINLGMTLSREVVEKEKPDLLVVATGARPLGINVPVIDNRIVFNAWEILKGSVPEIGRQVVIIGGGAIGCETALYVARLDVLDSQAFTFLAYHEAEDLDRLRELLWRSGRTITVLEMMAKMAGNVGPSTRWGLLKNLGLLGVHLRSQVKVVGIEEDGVVIETEAGTESIRADTVIMATGSRSVNDLALEARNLKIEVVTIGDAKEPRKISDAVREGFDAALNV, encoded by the coding sequence ATGCAATTCATAAGGCTTTTTGAACCGATAACAATCAATGGCATGACCATCTCGAACAGGATTGTCATGCCGGCCATGGCCTTGTTTTATACCAACGATTATACCTTCACCAGCCGCTACAAGGCCTTTTACCGGGAGAGGGCCAACGGCGGTGTAGGCCTCATGATTATGGGCCCCCTGGCCATCGATAGGGTCGGGAGCAATCCTTTTATGCCGGCCCTCTTCGACGATAATTACATCGATCCGATCCGGGATTTTGTCGGTGAGCTTCATCAAAATACCGGGGCCAGGATCGGGATACAACTGATACACCAGGGCCGGAACGCCTCTTCCAAATACACGGGAATAATCCCAATAGCCCCTTCAGCCCTGGCCAGTCCCCTGACCGGTGAAATCCCCAGGGAGATGACCGGGGAAGACATCGAGGAAGTTCAGGGGGCCTTTGCCAAAGCCGCACTGCGGGCCATCTGGGCTGGATTCGATTACATCGAAATCATCGCCGGCGGCAGCTACCTGATCGGGGAATTCCTGTCGCCGGTCACCAACCAACGAGCCGATAAATACGGCGGTTCCCTGGAAAACCGAATGCGTTTCGGTCTGGAAGTGATTCAAAGGGTCCGGCAGGCAATCGGCCAGGATTCGGCCATGGGCATCCGGGTCTCGGGACATGATTTTGTCAAAGGGGGCCATACCAACCTGGAATCGGCCCTCTTCTGTGCCCAGGCGGAAAAGGCCGGGGCGGACGCCATCAATGTCACCGGCGGATGGCACGAGACCACGGTCCCTCAGATCACCAGCGACGTCCCTCCCGGTGCCTATGTCTATCTGGCCCGGGGTATCAAGGAAAAAGTAAAGATCCCGGTTTTCGCCTCCAACCGGTTAGGAGACCCACGGCAGGCTGAGAAGGTCCTGCGTTCCGGGGCAGCGGATATGATCTGCTGGGGAAGACCTCTCATCGCCGATCCTGACCTGCCGAATAAAGTGAAGACCGGCCGGCTTGACGAGATTATGCCTTGCATAGGTTGCAACCAGGGGTGTCTCGACTCAATATTCTCCGGGCGGTCCGTTTGCTGCACCCTCAACCCCAGGGTGGGCCGGGAAGGGGAAACCGAAATCAAAGAAGCCACGGTGAAAAAGCGGATTCTGGTGGCCGGCGGAGGGCCGGCAGGATTGCAATTTGCCCTCACCGCCCGCCAAAGAGGCCACGACGTCACCCTGTATGAAAAAGAGGAGAAACCAGGAGGCCAGGTGAATCTCATCGGCCGCGTTCCGGGGAAGGAAGAGTTTCCCCAGGCCGTGAAAAGCCTGGGGCACCGTGTAAAAAAGGCCGGGGTAAAAATAAACCTCGGGATGACCTTGAGCCGGGAAGTCGTGGAAAAAGAAAAGCCGGATTTATTAGTCGTGGCTACCGGGGCCAGACCGCTGGGGATTAATGTCCCGGTGATAGATAACCGGATAGTCTTTAATGCCTGGGAAATCCTCAAGGGCTCTGTACCTGAAATCGGCCGGCAGGTGGTCATTATCGGTGGTGGGGCCATCGGATGCGAAACGGCTCTTTATGTGGCCCGGTTGGACGTTCTGGATAGTCAGGCCTTTACCTTTTTGGCTTATCATGAGGCCGAAGATTTGGACCGGCTTCGAGAATTGCTTTGGCGCAGCGGTCGTACGATCACTGTCCTGGAGATGATGGCGAAAATGGCCGGGAATGTGGGCCCCAGCACCAGGTGGGGTCTGCTCAAAAATCTCGGGCTTTTGGGCGTGCATCTCCGTTCTCAAGTTAAGGTGGTCGGCATCGAAGAAGACGGAGTGG
- a CDS encoding OB-fold domain-containing protein yields MDAKTLKEKFKVTDEDLRKPLPVATKWSKPFWEGAKEHKLLLKTCQDCGHIDHPPYLYCTECQSDNSEWVQASGRATLYAFAVNEVGVPFPFMPDLPYVTALIDLKEGPRMVSTIVECDLKDIKNGMELEVVFDDGSPEYSLPKWRPVKK; encoded by the coding sequence ATGGATGCCAAGACACTGAAAGAAAAATTTAAGGTTACCGATGAGGATCTAAGGAAACCGTTGCCGGTCGCCACAAAATGGTCCAAACCGTTCTGGGAAGGTGCAAAGGAGCACAAGCTCCTGCTCAAGACATGCCAGGATTGTGGTCATATCGATCACCCACCCTATCTTTACTGTACGGAATGTCAGAGTGACAACAGTGAATGGGTGCAGGCATCAGGCCGGGCAACGCTCTACGCCTTTGCCGTCAATGAGGTCGGGGTTCCTTTTCCATTTATGCCTGACCTGCCGTATGTAACGGCCTTAATAGATCTCAAGGAAGGTCCTCGGATGGTCTCCACCATCGTTGAATGTGATTTAAAAGATATAAAGAACGGTATGGAACTGGAGGTCGTTTTCGATGATGGTTCACCGGAATACAGCCTTCCGAAATGGAGACCGGTCAAAAAGTAG
- a CDS encoding thiolase family protein — protein sequence MNKGDFAIIGTGEVPHGLFPERSEFEIAYTVARAAVKDAGINMKDVGSVLTAAHIMGTEYNTEMFFGHLPEAIGAKNNKIYATTISGGGSTSSILKTAMGVLESGHTDMVLVVHAQRFSQFSSNEQIKYFAQAGSSLEWEVPYGMTYNGLAAMMANAYMEHSGTTIEQIAAVSVACRKWACLQPNAMFNKKELTTEDVLKSKMVAAPLTAFMCNVLCDGGSAFVMTTAEKARQVARKTGVKPVYILGTGSRYSHRFITSAVPDFADMGKMIKFYRHPANEAYEQAGLGPKDMDIFEAYGAYPHLDLICLEAMGIAEQGKAGALVAAGETSPGGKYPAITNGEALSFGHTGTGVGFALFAESVRQLQGKAGKAQVPDAKFLIFNCGGGAYSDVHFTVLGNEVP from the coding sequence ATGAATAAAGGCGACTTTGCAATTATAGGTACCGGTGAGGTGCCCCACGGCCTGTTTCCGGAGCGGAGCGAATTCGAGATTGCTTATACGGTAGCCAGAGCTGCGGTAAAAGATGCGGGAATCAACATGAAAGACGTCGGTTCGGTCTTGACTGCCGCGCACATCATGGGCACCGAGTACAATACGGAAATGTTCTTCGGCCATCTGCCGGAAGCAATAGGCGCAAAGAACAACAAGATATATGCGACTACAATCTCCGGAGGAGGCTCAACCAGTTCCATCCTGAAGACGGCCATGGGCGTGCTCGAGTCGGGTCACACGGATATGGTGCTTGTAGTGCACGCACAGCGCTTTTCCCAGTTCAGCTCCAATGAGCAAATTAAGTATTTTGCCCAGGCCGGCTCGAGCCTGGAATGGGAAGTTCCCTACGGTATGACCTATAACGGTCTGGCTGCCATGATGGCCAATGCCTATATGGAGCACTCCGGCACTACTATCGAACAGATTGCCGCCGTTTCCGTAGCCTGCCGCAAATGGGCCTGTCTTCAACCGAATGCGATGTTCAATAAGAAGGAATTAACCACTGAAGACGTACTGAAGAGCAAAATGGTTGCCGCCCCCCTCACCGCTTTTATGTGCAACGTGCTCTGTGACGGGGGAAGCGCCTTCGTCATGACCACCGCAGAGAAGGCTCGGCAGGTGGCCAGGAAGACCGGCGTCAAACCGGTCTATATCCTTGGCACAGGATCGCGTTATTCCCATAGGTTTATCACCAGTGCCGTCCCGGATTTTGCGGATATGGGGAAAATGATCAAGTTTTATAGGCATCCTGCCAACGAGGCCTATGAACAGGCCGGACTGGGGCCGAAAGACATGGATATTTTCGAAGCCTACGGGGCCTATCCCCATTTGGACCTCATCTGCCTGGAGGCTATGGGTATCGCCGAACAGGGCAAGGCTGGAGCGCTCGTCGCGGCCGGGGAGACAAGCCCTGGCGGTAAATACCCTGCCATAACTAATGGGGAGGCCCTGAGCTTTGGCCATACAGGGACCGGGGTTGGTTTTGCTTTGTTCGCCGAGTCTGTGCGCCAGTTGCAGGGGAAGGCCGGAAAAGCCCAGGTTCCGGATGCAAAGTTCCTTATATTTAATTGTGGCGGCGGGGCCTATTCCGATGTCCATTTTACAGTCCTCGGAAATGAAGTCCCTTAA
- a CDS encoding TetR/AcrR family transcriptional regulator, producing the protein MNDRSLSKKQEIIDKAIEYFSKNGIAETKIEEITNALGIGKGTLYLYFKGKKELLLNCIDRLTTVVIPKEVWLDIREETNYKLRFQKRLVAFLKAYPTFCGILNLVNQSLEGKDPELAKKAGDAYRLLAGPLTKDFRWAIKHGWVKEIDAEVLAFIMLGLGEGLGNMLKIDPRYSPEKLAEITWDMTINGIGSSETVKPEEAGSLYWDLRDSGNKNLRIYNLSFNGKSYLTGDFGKGELQVSLRNIASMSIKTAGDASSVIVKTKNDKSIILMVDGNTRLSAETEFGRYEIFLRQVTHISAILEESRSRKD; encoded by the coding sequence ATGAATGACCGGTCATTAAGCAAAAAACAAGAGATCATTGATAAAGCCATAGAATATTTTTCCAAGAACGGCATTGCCGAGACCAAGATAGAGGAAATTACCAATGCCCTCGGCATAGGGAAAGGGACCCTCTATCTTTATTTTAAGGGTAAGAAAGAGTTGCTGCTCAATTGCATCGACCGGTTGACCACCGTTGTCATACCCAAAGAGGTCTGGCTCGATATCCGGGAAGAAACCAACTACAAACTCAGATTTCAGAAAAGGCTCGTTGCCTTTCTCAAGGCCTACCCGACCTTCTGCGGCATCCTGAACCTCGTTAACCAGAGCCTGGAAGGCAAAGATCCTGAGTTGGCTAAAAAGGCCGGTGATGCCTATCGGTTGCTCGCGGGTCCTTTGACAAAGGATTTCCGCTGGGCGATCAAGCATGGCTGGGTGAAGGAAATCGATGCAGAGGTCTTGGCCTTCATTATGCTGGGACTGGGTGAAGGCCTGGGCAATATGCTCAAGATCGATCCACGTTACTCACCCGAAAAACTGGCAGAGATTACCTGGGACATGACCATCAATGGTATCGGCTCCTCTGAAACGGTGAAACCGGAAGAAGCGGGTTCTCTCTATTGGGATTTACGCGATTCCGGTAATAAAAATCTGCGTATCTACAACCTCAGCTTTAATGGGAAAAGCTATCTTACCGGTGATTTTGGGAAAGGGGAACTCCAGGTTTCCTTAAGGAATATTGCCTCTATGTCCATAAAGACTGCCGGTGATGCTTCATCAGTCATAGTGAAGACGAAGAATGATAAGTCCATCATCTTGATGGTTGACGGCAATACCCGCCTGTCCGCAGAAACGGAGTTCGGTCGTTATGAAATTTTTTTGCGACAGGTTACCCATATATCGGCCATATTAGAAGAAAGCCGATCAAGAAAGGATTGA